The following are encoded in a window of Salinibacter ruber DSM 13855 genomic DNA:
- a CDS encoding SusC/RagA family TonB-linked outer membrane protein: MPPFVSSYSSFKIVLTAVFGVLLACGLPGGVQAVHAQDFEVTGTVVSADNQSPLPGVNIREAGTSRGTVTGPDGGFSLAVDSPQDTLTFSFIGYQTKTVPVDGRSEIRVVLETESQELEGVVVTALGIERQQRSVGYATSSIEAQDLVDVTESNPANLLQGNVPGLVLSSNASGPNSSSSINIRGVSSIAGNNDPLFIVDGVPIDNTVIGGAGKFGGRDGGSALSVVSPENISDISVLKGAGAAALYGTRARDGVVLITTKTGRTSAPGEVSVQYSSTVTAKDVISGFSDFQSQYGQGTQGRAPSNQDAALSAGLSSWGAPLGEVDEAPQFDGTVRPYDDVADRQGFYRTGLSQRHSLSINAGFENTSLRLSASHQNTEGVVPNSGYEQTNINLRGQTRLGGLTADASVTYQNELTDNRTFLNDAARNPNYLISFLPNNIPKSALQPGATEEGVEKQFTSDGLPTNPYWAVNELEADDDKDRILGNVNLNYSINDWLSLQGQTGLDWYSLRRTNVDAFGSAFEPGGSMTEDTYRVWESNSKLLATATPSLTDELSLRLDVGGSLRHRQFEQVGVFGRNFSIPDLETISNTANPTRNYDFSEQQIRSFFGSASFTYRNYLFLTLTTRSDWSSTLPEDNNPFVYPSVSGSFVFTDAFDLPDALSYGKVRASWAEIGGDTDPYRTSLTYGIIGQHQGQALETITQLSVPLLDLKPTSTREIELGFETQFFNDRFGVDFTWYRRSTVDQILDVTVSSASGYTARTANSGEIRNTGVELLLTSIPFSTADWTWDSRVNFAANRSQVESLAPGLDVRVGPENRLATANIAQVVGQPANAIYGNTYVRDDQGRIVHGEDGLPLSGEKEVLGTGAPDWTLGFSNTISYQNVSLDFLIDAKWGGKVFSGTNANAYGNGLHKATLDARAACDEQAGSNGRYPEDCFVGEGVIGSVNGEGEVTVDRQNDVGVRPSEYYGRISGEIAEEFVYDANFIKLRQLRLSYDLPSSVMSRVPVRSASVSVVGRNLFYLYDSVPNISPESSYNSEATPGFEQAGVPQSRSIGASVNLRF; encoded by the coding sequence ATGCCCCCCTTCGTCTCTTCGTATTCGTCTTTTAAGATCGTGTTGACGGCCGTCTTCGGGGTCCTGCTTGCTTGCGGGCTGCCGGGGGGAGTGCAGGCCGTGCACGCACAGGATTTCGAGGTGACCGGCACCGTCGTGTCCGCCGACAATCAGTCTCCGCTTCCGGGGGTGAACATTCGAGAGGCGGGCACCAGCCGAGGGACCGTCACAGGCCCGGACGGAGGGTTCAGTCTTGCGGTGGACAGTCCCCAGGACACCCTCACGTTTTCGTTCATCGGGTACCAGACGAAAACGGTCCCGGTCGACGGGCGCTCAGAGATTCGCGTCGTGCTTGAGACGGAATCACAGGAGCTTGAGGGGGTTGTAGTGACGGCGCTTGGCATCGAGCGGCAGCAGCGCTCCGTAGGCTACGCGACGAGCAGTATTGAGGCCCAGGACCTCGTGGACGTCACGGAATCCAATCCGGCGAACTTACTACAGGGAAACGTGCCGGGACTGGTTCTCAGCTCCAATGCGTCCGGTCCGAACTCATCCTCAAGCATCAACATCCGTGGCGTCTCGTCGATTGCGGGAAATAACGACCCGCTCTTTATCGTGGACGGGGTTCCCATCGACAACACGGTCATTGGAGGGGCTGGCAAGTTTGGCGGTCGGGATGGAGGAAGTGCGCTGTCAGTAGTAAGTCCGGAGAACATCTCGGACATCTCCGTGCTGAAGGGGGCCGGGGCCGCCGCGCTTTACGGCACCCGGGCCCGAGACGGGGTGGTACTGATCACGACGAAGACGGGCCGCACGTCGGCCCCGGGGGAGGTGAGCGTGCAGTACAGCTCCACGGTCACGGCCAAGGATGTTATCAGCGGCTTCTCCGACTTCCAAAGCCAGTACGGACAAGGCACGCAGGGCCGGGCGCCGTCGAATCAGGACGCGGCGCTCAGCGCCGGTCTTTCGAGTTGGGGAGCCCCGCTTGGTGAGGTGGACGAGGCTCCTCAGTTTGACGGGACGGTGCGGCCGTATGACGATGTGGCCGACCGACAGGGGTTTTACCGAACAGGACTCTCGCAGCGGCACTCGCTGTCGATCAATGCAGGCTTCGAGAACACCTCGCTCCGCTTGTCGGCGTCGCACCAGAACACCGAAGGCGTCGTCCCGAATTCGGGGTACGAGCAGACCAACATCAACCTTCGGGGGCAGACCCGACTCGGGGGACTCACGGCCGACGCAAGCGTCACGTACCAGAATGAGCTCACGGACAACCGGACGTTTCTGAACGATGCGGCCCGGAATCCGAACTACCTGATCTCGTTTCTGCCGAACAACATTCCCAAAAGCGCCCTGCAGCCGGGTGCGACCGAGGAGGGCGTTGAGAAGCAATTTACCTCCGACGGGCTTCCGACCAACCCCTACTGGGCCGTCAATGAGCTGGAGGCCGACGACGACAAGGACCGTATTCTCGGAAATGTCAACCTGAACTACTCGATCAACGACTGGCTTTCCCTACAGGGACAAACGGGGCTCGACTGGTACTCGCTCCGGCGCACGAACGTCGATGCGTTTGGGTCCGCGTTCGAGCCGGGCGGATCCATGACAGAGGACACCTACCGGGTGTGGGAGAGCAACTCGAAGCTTTTGGCGACCGCGACGCCCTCCCTCACCGATGAGCTTTCGCTCCGGCTCGACGTGGGGGGCAGTCTGCGACACCGCCAGTTTGAACAGGTGGGCGTCTTCGGGCGAAACTTCAGCATTCCCGACCTAGAGACAATCTCCAACACGGCCAACCCCACTCGCAACTACGACTTCTCGGAGCAGCAAATCCGCTCCTTCTTCGGGTCGGCGTCCTTCACCTACCGAAACTACTTGTTCCTCACGCTGACGACGCGCAGTGACTGGTCCTCAACCCTTCCGGAGGACAACAATCCATTCGTATACCCGTCGGTAAGCGGAAGCTTCGTCTTCACCGACGCCTTCGACCTGCCGGACGCACTGAGCTACGGCAAAGTCCGGGCCTCCTGGGCGGAGATCGGGGGGGATACGGATCCGTACCGGACCAGTCTGACCTATGGCATCATCGGGCAGCACCAAGGGCAGGCCCTCGAAACGATCACACAGCTGAGCGTCCCCCTGCTCGACCTGAAGCCGACGTCCACGCGAGAGATTGAGCTCGGATTCGAGACGCAGTTTTTCAACGACCGGTTCGGCGTCGACTTTACCTGGTACCGCCGCAGCACGGTCGACCAGATTCTGGACGTCACCGTGTCGTCGGCGTCAGGCTACACGGCGCGGACGGCAAACAGCGGCGAGATCCGAAATACAGGCGTGGAGCTGCTCCTGACGTCGATCCCATTCTCGACGGCGGACTGGACCTGGGATTCGAGGGTCAACTTCGCGGCGAACCGAAGTCAGGTTGAGTCCCTCGCGCCGGGCCTCGATGTGCGGGTAGGGCCGGAAAACCGGCTGGCCACGGCCAACATTGCCCAGGTTGTTGGGCAGCCGGCCAATGCGATTTACGGGAATACGTACGTCCGCGACGATCAGGGCCGCATCGTCCACGGGGAGGACGGACTGCCCCTGTCGGGAGAAAAAGAAGTGCTGGGCACCGGCGCCCCCGACTGGACGCTCGGCTTCTCGAATACAATCTCCTACCAGAATGTCAGCCTGGACTTTCTGATCGACGCGAAGTGGGGGGGCAAGGTCTTCTCCGGAACCAACGCCAACGCCTACGGCAACGGCCTCCACAAGGCGACGCTCGACGCCCGGGCGGCCTGTGACGAGCAAGCTGGCTCAAACGGCCGGTATCCGGAGGACTGCTTTGTTGGAGAAGGCGTGATCGGCAGCGTTAACGGCGAGGGGGAGGTCACCGTCGACCGCCAGAACGATGTCGGCGTTCGGCCCTCCGAGTACTACGGACGGATCTCCGGGGAGATTGCCGAGGAGTTCGTCTACGACGCCAACTTCATCAAGCTCCGCCAGCTCCGGTTGAGCTACGACCTCCCGAGCAGCGTGATGAGCCGTGTGCCGGTGCGTAGTGCGAGCGTTTCGGTGGTAGGCCGAAACCTGTTTTATCTGTACGACTCGGTACCGAATATCAGTCCCGAGTCGAGTTACAACAGCGAAGCCACGCCGGGCTTCGAGCAGGCGGGCGTTCCGCAGTCGCGCAGTATTGGTGCATCGGTCAATCTCCGGTTCTGA
- a CDS encoding glycoside hydrolase family 13 protein: MGCQSTSEKPPSIAPADRTPDWAQDAVWYQIFPERFRNGDPSNDPTRQTLQRPIADVPASWRPTRWTRDWYEQADWEQQMGGFYDGVYDRRYGGDLQGVIDRLPYLDSLGVTALYFNPVFSARSLHKYDGSSYHHIDPNFGPDPDGDRQLIAREDPTDPSTWHTTAADSLFFVLLEKAHARDLRVIIDGVFNHTGRDFFAFEDLVENQAESRYADWYAVNSFDDPATPDTSEFDYTGWWGVKSLPEFATNEASTNLQAGPKQYILDATKKWMDPDGDGDPSDGVDGWRLDVAEEVPVGFWQEWNAHVREINPEAYTVPEVWEDASGYLEETGFSATMNYHGFAFPLKGFLVDHAIEPSRFAELLRERRAAHPPRVRRGLQNLIGSHDTPRLATMVVNRADTGYAQPERFDYDNGAIVDLRKNPNYKVRAPTAEERRLQRLAVLFQMTYVGAPMVYHGDEAGMWGADDPDDRKPMVWPDKDYDVEDDHPYGHDRPADPVAFNENLFATYRDLISLRREHEALRRGSFGVVQADDARDMLTYARTHPADTVLVTLNRSDAAHSVRVSLPDSLRRPYEILRNVPKNAAARLQQNGTVLLLEVPGHTGVVMRPDR, from the coding sequence ATGGGGTGTCAGTCTACATCGGAGAAGCCCCCCTCCATCGCCCCGGCCGACCGTACGCCGGACTGGGCGCAGGACGCGGTCTGGTACCAGATCTTTCCCGAGCGCTTCCGCAACGGCGACCCGTCGAACGACCCCACCCGGCAGACGCTCCAGCGTCCGATTGCGGACGTGCCGGCCTCGTGGCGGCCCACCCGCTGGACGCGCGACTGGTACGAGCAGGCCGACTGGGAGCAGCAGATGGGCGGCTTCTACGACGGGGTGTACGACCGGCGCTACGGCGGCGACTTGCAGGGCGTGATCGACCGCCTGCCGTATCTCGACTCCCTCGGGGTGACGGCCCTCTACTTCAATCCGGTCTTCTCCGCCCGCTCCCTGCATAAATACGACGGGTCGAGCTACCACCACATCGATCCGAACTTTGGCCCGGACCCCGACGGTGATCGACAACTCATTGCCCGAGAGGATCCCACGGACCCCTCTACCTGGCACACGACCGCGGCGGACTCGCTCTTCTTTGTGCTGCTAGAGAAGGCTCACGCCCGCGACCTGCGGGTGATTATCGACGGGGTATTCAACCATACGGGACGTGACTTTTTCGCCTTCGAGGACCTCGTCGAGAACCAGGCTGAGTCCCGCTACGCCGACTGGTACGCGGTCAATTCCTTCGACGACCCCGCCACGCCGGACACCAGCGAGTTTGACTACACGGGCTGGTGGGGCGTGAAGTCCCTCCCTGAGTTCGCTACTAACGAGGCCAGCACCAATTTACAGGCCGGGCCCAAGCAGTACATCCTGGACGCCACCAAGAAGTGGATGGATCCGGATGGGGACGGCGACCCGTCAGACGGCGTGGACGGGTGGCGGCTCGACGTGGCGGAAGAAGTGCCGGTGGGGTTCTGGCAGGAGTGGAACGCCCACGTGCGAGAGATTAACCCGGAGGCGTACACGGTGCCCGAGGTGTGGGAGGATGCCTCCGGCTACCTTGAAGAGACGGGCTTCTCGGCCACGATGAACTACCACGGGTTCGCCTTTCCCCTGAAGGGCTTCCTCGTCGACCACGCGATCGAGCCGTCTCGCTTCGCCGAGCTGTTGCGCGAGCGCCGGGCGGCCCATCCGCCGCGGGTGCGGCGGGGGCTTCAGAACCTGATCGGGTCGCACGACACCCCCCGTCTCGCTACGATGGTGGTGAACCGTGCCGACACGGGCTATGCCCAGCCGGAGCGGTTCGACTACGACAACGGCGCGATCGTGGACCTGCGCAAGAACCCGAACTACAAGGTCCGGGCCCCCACCGCAGAGGAGCGACGCCTCCAGCGGCTCGCGGTGCTCTTCCAGATGACGTACGTCGGCGCGCCGATGGTGTACCACGGCGATGAGGCCGGGATGTGGGGCGCCGACGACCCCGACGACCGGAAGCCCATGGTGTGGCCCGACAAGGACTACGACGTGGAGGATGACCATCCGTACGGCCACGACCGACCGGCCGACCCGGTGGCCTTCAACGAGAATCTGTTCGCGACCTACCGAGACCTCATCTCGCTGCGTCGCGAGCACGAGGCTCTGCGCCGCGGATCCTTCGGTGTGGTGCAGGCCGATGACGCACGGGACATGCTCACCTACGCTCGCACGCACCCGGCGGACACCGTGCTTGTCACACTCAACCGGAGCGACGCGGCGCACAGTGTGCGTGTGTCCCTCCCGGATTCCCTCCGTCGCCCCTACGAGATCCTACGGAACGTCCCGAAAAACGCTGCGGCCAGACTCCAGCAGAACGGCACTGTACTGCTTCTGGAAGTTCCGGGTCACACCGGTGTGGTGATGCGCCCCGATCGGTAG
- a CDS encoding SusD/RagB family nutrient-binding outer membrane lipoprotein yields the protein MPFLTRSRIARVASLLSAGVLALVLLSCDGVGDFGDTNEDPTTANDPNPDLEFTTLQLGVSGSRFDMWRTNLIYTMPIVQHIANPGFYAGNFNQYVGAWSASFFDTRYGGGPNGSNFLRTVTNAETLISELEGKPRQVNRLAATRIMRVLTFQRLTDVYGDVPYFDAGKGALEGEFTPHYTRQDSIYMDLHDELRAAVDQFDASQPTFGGADLFFNGSIEQWKRFANSLQLRLALRVVKVRPDLAQSWAEEAVNADGGVMQSVEDDAYVPHQSGPSGGPAGFNTNAHSEVMQSFPGQWLSETFVDWMKDKSDPRLTEYGALAPGGLDSALVEDPAQQRGMPNGFDNNELAASNEYTDDLDQYTRIHPNLRDRNDPMFFQTYAEVELMLAEAAVRGWNVPGSAEAHYEAGVRAAMNYITRYGENTSVSDSEITQYLSDNSLPSGREARLRAINNQYWAATFLNGIESWSNWRRSGYPELTPAPEEGDTGGQFIRRLDYPQGERDLNGDNYQEARERQNITQSNRLTARVWWDCGAYADQCAE from the coding sequence ATGCCGTTTCTGACTCGCTCGCGAATTGCTCGTGTTGCTTCCCTCCTCTCCGCCGGAGTGCTGGCACTCGTCCTCCTGTCCTGTGATGGGGTAGGGGACTTCGGGGACACGAACGAGGACCCCACGACCGCCAATGATCCGAATCCGGACCTGGAGTTCACAACGCTCCAGCTCGGGGTCTCTGGGAGCCGGTTTGATATGTGGCGCACGAATCTGATCTACACGATGCCGATCGTGCAGCATATCGCAAACCCGGGCTTCTACGCGGGCAATTTCAACCAGTACGTGGGGGCCTGGTCGGCGTCCTTCTTCGACACGCGGTACGGGGGAGGGCCCAATGGGTCGAATTTTCTCCGCACCGTCACCAACGCCGAGACCCTCATCAGCGAGCTTGAAGGAAAGCCTCGTCAGGTTAATCGGCTGGCGGCCACCCGCATCATGCGTGTGCTCACGTTTCAACGTCTCACTGATGTCTACGGGGACGTTCCGTACTTCGACGCAGGAAAGGGCGCGCTGGAGGGCGAATTCACGCCCCACTACACACGCCAGGACAGCATTTATATGGACCTGCACGATGAGCTCCGGGCGGCGGTCGATCAGTTCGACGCATCGCAACCCACGTTTGGAGGTGCAGATCTATTCTTCAACGGCAGCATCGAGCAGTGGAAACGATTCGCCAACTCGCTGCAGTTGCGCCTGGCCCTCCGTGTCGTGAAGGTGCGGCCGGACCTGGCGCAGAGCTGGGCCGAGGAGGCGGTCAACGCCGACGGGGGGGTCATGCAGAGTGTCGAAGATGATGCCTACGTGCCTCACCAATCGGGGCCGTCGGGCGGTCCGGCGGGCTTCAATACGAACGCCCACAGTGAGGTCATGCAGAGCTTCCCGGGACAGTGGCTCAGCGAGACGTTCGTGGATTGGATGAAGGATAAAAGCGACCCCCGTCTCACCGAGTATGGAGCGCTCGCTCCGGGGGGGCTCGACAGTGCACTGGTTGAGGATCCGGCCCAGCAGCGCGGTATGCCCAACGGGTTTGATAACAACGAGCTCGCGGCGAGCAACGAGTACACCGACGACCTAGACCAGTACACGCGCATCCACCCGAACCTTCGGGACCGAAACGATCCGATGTTCTTCCAGACCTACGCGGAGGTGGAGCTGATGCTCGCCGAGGCGGCGGTGCGGGGCTGGAACGTGCCCGGATCGGCGGAGGCCCACTACGAAGCAGGGGTGCGGGCGGCCATGAACTATATCACCCGGTACGGAGAGAACACGAGCGTGAGCGATTCGGAGATCACCCAGTATCTTTCCGACAATTCTCTCCCGAGCGGACGAGAAGCGCGCCTGCGGGCGATCAACAACCAGTACTGGGCGGCGACCTTCCTCAATGGAATCGAGTCCTGGTCAAACTGGCGTCGGTCGGGCTATCCGGAACTGACTCCTGCTCCGGAGGAAGGGGACACCGGCGGCCAGTTCATTCGGCGTCTGGACTATCCACAGGGCGAGAGGGACCTCAATGGCGATAACTACCAGGAGGCCCGTGAGCGGCAGAACATCACGCAGTCGAACCGCCTCACGGCGCGGGTGTGGTGGGACTGTGGGGCGTACGCCGACCAGTGCGCCGAATGA
- a CDS encoding 5-formyltetrahydrofolate cyclo-ligase, with product MDVRFDTKSAAREAVWDALEDEGIARFPFPPHGRIPNFEGAPAAAERLFEEPPFTGARRLKVNPDAPQRHVRIEALRRGCVVFVPTPRLRGGFKRLDPASISDDETKPAASLSKMDRWAEPVALDDLPPLDAIVTGSVAVTTGGHRCGKGEGYSDLEYAILRELGHDPVPVATTVHSRQRVASVPTDPHDLPLARIVTPEQTIDVADPPAPPTGIDWTALSAADLEEMPVLRELRG from the coding sequence ATGGACGTCCGGTTCGACACCAAATCAGCGGCCCGAGAGGCCGTGTGGGATGCGTTGGAGGACGAGGGGATCGCACGTTTTCCGTTTCCCCCGCACGGCCGCATCCCAAATTTTGAAGGGGCGCCCGCCGCGGCCGAGCGACTGTTCGAAGAGCCGCCCTTCACAGGGGCCCGCCGCCTCAAGGTCAACCCCGATGCGCCCCAGCGCCACGTGCGGATCGAGGCGTTGCGGCGGGGGTGCGTCGTGTTCGTGCCCACGCCGCGCCTGCGTGGCGGGTTCAAGCGGCTCGACCCCGCGTCGATTTCCGACGACGAGACCAAGCCGGCCGCAAGCCTCTCGAAGATGGACCGCTGGGCGGAGCCGGTCGCCCTCGACGACCTCCCGCCGCTCGACGCAATCGTGACCGGCTCGGTGGCCGTGACGACCGGCGGGCATCGCTGTGGGAAGGGGGAAGGGTACAGCGATCTCGAGTACGCGATTTTGCGGGAGCTCGGGCACGACCCGGTCCCGGTGGCGACGACGGTGCATTCCCGCCAACGCGTCGCGTCGGTGCCGACCGACCCGCACGACCTGCCCCTCGCCCGGATCGTGACGCCGGAGCAGACGATCGACGTTGCGGATCCGCCCGCGCCGCCGACCGGCATCGACTGGACGGCCCTCTCGGCGGCGGACCTGGAGGAGATGCCGGTGCTTCGGGAGCTGCGGGGATAG
- a CDS encoding MFS transporter, with amino-acid sequence MNANDRSIIALVTTGHGLVHTYELSIPIFMTVWLAELGVAEATLGAVVGGGYFLFGAGALPSGILVDRFGSRRLIACGLAGMGAAFVLLGLLPGLWGLGAALLAWGAAASVYHPAGLALISTGVRQRGRALAYHGIAGNVGIAGGPLLTALLLLVFDWATVAVLLGLPGLIAAAGAWRASVDETAAVGRHDATDGPSSTASANPGRLTALWRQTRHLFASGFAGVFVLVALSGLYYRGVLTFLPDLLTPLVTVDLPIDVSAGRYVYAGLLAVGIAGQYVGGRLSDRGGTEWVLAGALGLLSLVAVVFLPVAGGGTGALLVVSAGLGFVLFLVQPLYQATVAEYTPPDTRGLSYGYTYLAVFGIGAAGAALSGGLLQLAGPPLLFGALAGVALLGAGLSAWLAVRRAQLTDPEAATGLSP; translated from the coding sequence ATGAACGCCAACGACCGCTCCATCATTGCGCTCGTGACGACGGGCCACGGGCTGGTCCACACCTACGAGTTGTCGATTCCGATCTTCATGACCGTCTGGCTCGCGGAGCTGGGCGTTGCGGAGGCGACCCTCGGGGCCGTGGTAGGGGGCGGGTATTTTTTGTTCGGGGCCGGGGCGCTGCCGAGCGGCATCCTCGTGGACCGGTTCGGGTCGCGCCGACTCATTGCTTGTGGGCTTGCGGGGATGGGGGCCGCGTTCGTGCTCTTGGGGCTCCTTCCGGGGCTGTGGGGCCTGGGGGCGGCGCTGCTGGCGTGGGGGGCGGCGGCCAGCGTGTACCACCCCGCCGGGCTCGCCCTCATCAGTACGGGGGTGCGGCAGCGGGGGCGGGCCCTGGCCTACCACGGCATCGCGGGCAACGTGGGCATTGCGGGCGGCCCGCTCCTCACGGCCCTCCTGTTGCTCGTGTTCGACTGGGCGACGGTGGCCGTCCTGCTCGGCCTGCCCGGCCTCATCGCGGCGGCCGGGGCCTGGCGGGCGTCCGTCGACGAGACCGCGGCCGTGGGGCGCCACGACGCAACCGACGGCCCGTCGTCAACGGCCTCGGCGAACCCCGGGCGTCTCACGGCGTTGTGGCGGCAGACGCGGCACCTCTTCGCGTCGGGGTTCGCGGGGGTGTTCGTGCTCGTGGCCCTGTCGGGGCTCTACTACCGCGGGGTGCTCACCTTCCTGCCGGACCTGCTCACGCCCCTCGTAACGGTCGACCTGCCGATCGACGTGTCGGCGGGCCGGTACGTCTACGCCGGCCTCCTGGCGGTGGGCATCGCGGGGCAGTACGTGGGCGGGCGCTTGTCGGATCGAGGCGGGACGGAGTGGGTCCTTGCCGGCGCACTGGGGCTCCTGTCCCTGGTGGCCGTCGTCTTTTTGCCGGTGGCCGGAGGGGGGACCGGCGCGCTGCTCGTCGTAAGTGCGGGCCTGGGCTTCGTGCTGTTTCTGGTGCAGCCGCTTTACCAGGCCACGGTGGCCGAGTACACCCCGCCCGACACGCGCGGGCTGTCCTACGGCTATACGTATCTCGCCGTCTTTGGCATCGGGGCGGCGGGGGCCGCCCTGTCCGGGGGACTGCTGCAGCTCGCCGGCCCTCCGCTTCTCTTCGGGGCCCTGGCGGGCGTCGCCCTGCTCGGGGCGGGCCTAAGCGCGTGGCTCGCCGTGCGGCGGGCTCAACTGACCGACCCGGAAGCGGCAACAGGTCTGTCGCCGTGA